One window of Camelus dromedarius isolate mCamDro1 chromosome 18, mCamDro1.pat, whole genome shotgun sequence genomic DNA carries:
- the ZFP64 gene encoding zinc finger protein 64 isoform X1, protein MNASSEGESFPGSVQIPGGTTVLVELTPDIHICGICKQQFNNLDTFVAHKQSGCQLTSTAGAVPSTVQFVSEETVPATQTQTTTRTITSETQTITVSAPEFVFEHGYQTYLPTESNENQTATVISLPAKSRAKKPTVPPAQKRLNCCYPGCQFKTAYGMKDMERHLKIHTGDKPHKCEVCGKCFSRKDKLKTHMRCHTGVKPYKCKTCDYAAADSSSLNKHLRIHSDERPFKCQICPYASRNSSQLTVHLRSHTGDAPFQCWLCSAKFKISSDLKRHMRVHSGEKPFKCEFCNVRCTMKGNLKSHIRIKHSGNSFKCPHCDFLGDSKAALRKHSRAHQSEHPEKCSECSYSCSSKAALRIHERIHCADRPFKCTYCSFDTKQPSNLSKHVKKFHGDVVRTEALERKDAGRQSSRQVARLDAKKTFHCDRCDASFMREDSLRSHKRQHSEYSENKNSDVTVLQFQIDPGKQPAAPLTVGHLQVPLQPSQVPQFSEGRVKIIVGHQVPQANTIVQAAAAAVNIVQPALVAQNPEELQGNSRLQILRQVNLIAPPPSSGCPSEAAATMPQPAVLLTTHDQTDGATVHQTLIPTAPGGPQEGSGNQTFITSSGITCTDFEGLNALIQEGTAEVTVVSDGGQSIAVPTTAPPIFSTSQQELPKQTYSIIQGGTHPALLCPADSIPD, encoded by the exons ATGAACGCGAGCAGCGAGGGCGAGAGCTTTCCGGGCTCGGTGCAAA TTCCAGGTGGCACAACAGTGCTGGTTGAGCTGACTCCCGACATCCACATCTGTGGCATCTGCAAGCAGCAGTTTAACAACCTGGACACCTTTGTCGCTCACAAGCAAAGTGGCTGCCAGCTGACCAGCACGGCCGGGGCAGTGCCTAGCACCGTCCAGTTTGTATCAGAGGAAACGGTGCCTGCCACCCAGACGCAGACCACCACACGAACCATCACCTCGGAGACCCAGACGATCACAG tttcagctccagaatttgtttTTGAACATGGCTATCAAACGTATCTGCCCACAGAAAGCAATGAAAACCAGACAGCCACTGTCATCTCTCTCCCTGCCAAGTCACGTGCCAAAAAGCCCACGGTCCCACCTGCTCAGAAGAGGCTTAACTGTTGCTATCCAG GTTGCCAATTCAAGACTGCCTACGGCATGAAGGACATGGAAcgtcatttaaaaattcacacgG GAGACAAACCCCACAAGTGTGAAGTCTGTGGCAAGTGCTTCAGCCGGAAGGACAAGCTGAAGACCCACATGCGGTGCCACACAGGCGTGAAGCCCTACAAGTGCAAGACGTGTGACTATGCTGCCGCCGACAGCAGCAGCCTCAACAAGCACCTGCGGATACACTCGGACGAGCGGCCGTTCAAGTGCCAGATCTGCCCCTACGCCAGCCGCAACTCCAGCCAGCTCACCGTCCACCTCCGATCCCACACAG GGGACGCCCCCTTCCAGTGCTGGCTCTGTAGCGCCAAGTTCAAAATCAGCTCGGACTTGAAAAGGCACATGCGCGTGCACTCGGGGGAGAAGCCTTTCAAGTGCGAGTTCTGCAACGTCCGCTGCACCATGAAGGGGAACCTCAAGTCGCACATCCGCATCAAGCACAGCGGCAACAGCTTCAAGTGTCCGCACTGCGACTTCCTGGGGGACAGCAAGGCCGCCCTGCGCAAGCACAGCCGCGCGCACCAGTCCGAGCACCCGGAGAAGTGCTCCGAGTGCAGCTACTCCTGCTCCAGCAAGGCCGCCCTGCGCATCCACGAGCGCATCCACTGCGCAGACCGCCCCTTCAAGTGCACTTACTGCAGCTTCGATACCAAGCAGCCCAGCAACCTGAGCAAGCACGTGAAGAAGTTCCACGGGGACGTGGTCAGGACCGAGGCCCTGGAGAGGAAGGACGCGGGCCGGCAGAGCAGCCGGCAGGTGGCCAGGCTGGACGCCAAGAAGACTTTCCACTGTGACAGGTGCGATGCCTCGTTCATGCGCGAGGACTCGCTCCGCAGCCACAAGCGGCAGCACAGTGAGTACAGCGAGAATAAGAACTCGGACGTGACCGTCCTGCAGTTCCAGATCGACCCCGGCAAGCAGCCCGCCGCGCCCCTCACCGTGGGGCACCTCCAGGtgcccctccagcccagccaaGTGCCCCAGTTCAGCGAGGGCAGGGTCAAAATCATCGTCGGGCACCAAGTGCCCCAGGCAAACACCATCGTCCAGGCTGCGGCCGCCGCCGTGAACATCGTGCAACCGGCGCTGGTGGCCCAGAACCCAGAGGAACTGCAGGGGAACAGCCGGCTGCAGATCTTACGCCAGGTCAATCTGATCGCCCCGCCTCCGTCCTCGGGGTGTCCGAGCGAGGCGGCCGCGACGATGCCCCAGCCGGCTGTCCTGCTGACCACTCACGACCAGACAGACGGAGCCACTGTGCACCAGACTCTCATCCCCACGGCCCCGGGCGGCCCCCAGGAAGGCTCCGGCAACCAGACTTTCATCACCAGTTCGGGCATCACGTGCACTGACTTTGAAGGCCTGAACGCGCTGATTCAGGAGGGCACCGCTGAGGTGACCGTGGTCAGCGACGGAGGCCAGAGCATCGCCGTGCCCACCACGGCTCCGCCCATATTCTCCACCTCCCAGCAAGAGCTACCCAAGCAGACTTACTCCATCATCCAGGGAGGCACCCACCCAGCTTTGCTCTGTCCAGCAGATTCCATACCAGACTAG
- the ZFP64 gene encoding zinc finger protein 64 isoform X2, producing the protein MNASSEGESFPGSVQSGTTVLVELTPDIHICGICKQQFNNLDTFVAHKQSGCQLTSTAGAVPSTVQFVSEETVPATQTQTTTRTITSETQTITVSAPEFVFEHGYQTYLPTESNENQTATVISLPAKSRAKKPTVPPAQKRLNCCYPGCQFKTAYGMKDMERHLKIHTGDKPHKCEVCGKCFSRKDKLKTHMRCHTGVKPYKCKTCDYAAADSSSLNKHLRIHSDERPFKCQICPYASRNSSQLTVHLRSHTGDAPFQCWLCSAKFKISSDLKRHMRVHSGEKPFKCEFCNVRCTMKGNLKSHIRIKHSGNSFKCPHCDFLGDSKAALRKHSRAHQSEHPEKCSECSYSCSSKAALRIHERIHCADRPFKCTYCSFDTKQPSNLSKHVKKFHGDVVRTEALERKDAGRQSSRQVARLDAKKTFHCDRCDASFMREDSLRSHKRQHSEYSENKNSDVTVLQFQIDPGKQPAAPLTVGHLQVPLQPSQVPQFSEGRVKIIVGHQVPQANTIVQAAAAAVNIVQPALVAQNPEELQGNSRLQILRQVNLIAPPPSSGCPSEAAATMPQPAVLLTTHDQTDGATVHQTLIPTAPGGPQEGSGNQTFITSSGITCTDFEGLNALIQEGTAEVTVVSDGGQSIAVPTTAPPIFSTSQQELPKQTYSIIQGGTHPALLCPADSIPD; encoded by the exons ATGAACGCGAGCAGCGAGGGCGAGAGCTTTCCGGGCTCGGTGCAAA GTGGCACAACAGTGCTGGTTGAGCTGACTCCCGACATCCACATCTGTGGCATCTGCAAGCAGCAGTTTAACAACCTGGACACCTTTGTCGCTCACAAGCAAAGTGGCTGCCAGCTGACCAGCACGGCCGGGGCAGTGCCTAGCACCGTCCAGTTTGTATCAGAGGAAACGGTGCCTGCCACCCAGACGCAGACCACCACACGAACCATCACCTCGGAGACCCAGACGATCACAG tttcagctccagaatttgtttTTGAACATGGCTATCAAACGTATCTGCCCACAGAAAGCAATGAAAACCAGACAGCCACTGTCATCTCTCTCCCTGCCAAGTCACGTGCCAAAAAGCCCACGGTCCCACCTGCTCAGAAGAGGCTTAACTGTTGCTATCCAG GTTGCCAATTCAAGACTGCCTACGGCATGAAGGACATGGAAcgtcatttaaaaattcacacgG GAGACAAACCCCACAAGTGTGAAGTCTGTGGCAAGTGCTTCAGCCGGAAGGACAAGCTGAAGACCCACATGCGGTGCCACACAGGCGTGAAGCCCTACAAGTGCAAGACGTGTGACTATGCTGCCGCCGACAGCAGCAGCCTCAACAAGCACCTGCGGATACACTCGGACGAGCGGCCGTTCAAGTGCCAGATCTGCCCCTACGCCAGCCGCAACTCCAGCCAGCTCACCGTCCACCTCCGATCCCACACAG GGGACGCCCCCTTCCAGTGCTGGCTCTGTAGCGCCAAGTTCAAAATCAGCTCGGACTTGAAAAGGCACATGCGCGTGCACTCGGGGGAGAAGCCTTTCAAGTGCGAGTTCTGCAACGTCCGCTGCACCATGAAGGGGAACCTCAAGTCGCACATCCGCATCAAGCACAGCGGCAACAGCTTCAAGTGTCCGCACTGCGACTTCCTGGGGGACAGCAAGGCCGCCCTGCGCAAGCACAGCCGCGCGCACCAGTCCGAGCACCCGGAGAAGTGCTCCGAGTGCAGCTACTCCTGCTCCAGCAAGGCCGCCCTGCGCATCCACGAGCGCATCCACTGCGCAGACCGCCCCTTCAAGTGCACTTACTGCAGCTTCGATACCAAGCAGCCCAGCAACCTGAGCAAGCACGTGAAGAAGTTCCACGGGGACGTGGTCAGGACCGAGGCCCTGGAGAGGAAGGACGCGGGCCGGCAGAGCAGCCGGCAGGTGGCCAGGCTGGACGCCAAGAAGACTTTCCACTGTGACAGGTGCGATGCCTCGTTCATGCGCGAGGACTCGCTCCGCAGCCACAAGCGGCAGCACAGTGAGTACAGCGAGAATAAGAACTCGGACGTGACCGTCCTGCAGTTCCAGATCGACCCCGGCAAGCAGCCCGCCGCGCCCCTCACCGTGGGGCACCTCCAGGtgcccctccagcccagccaaGTGCCCCAGTTCAGCGAGGGCAGGGTCAAAATCATCGTCGGGCACCAAGTGCCCCAGGCAAACACCATCGTCCAGGCTGCGGCCGCCGCCGTGAACATCGTGCAACCGGCGCTGGTGGCCCAGAACCCAGAGGAACTGCAGGGGAACAGCCGGCTGCAGATCTTACGCCAGGTCAATCTGATCGCCCCGCCTCCGTCCTCGGGGTGTCCGAGCGAGGCGGCCGCGACGATGCCCCAGCCGGCTGTCCTGCTGACCACTCACGACCAGACAGACGGAGCCACTGTGCACCAGACTCTCATCCCCACGGCCCCGGGCGGCCCCCAGGAAGGCTCCGGCAACCAGACTTTCATCACCAGTTCGGGCATCACGTGCACTGACTTTGAAGGCCTGAACGCGCTGATTCAGGAGGGCACCGCTGAGGTGACCGTGGTCAGCGACGGAGGCCAGAGCATCGCCGTGCCCACCACGGCTCCGCCCATATTCTCCACCTCCCAGCAAGAGCTACCCAAGCAGACTTACTCCATCATCCAGGGAGGCACCCACCCAGCTTTGCTCTGTCCAGCAGATTCCATACCAGACTAG